Proteins co-encoded in one Oreochromis aureus strain Israel breed Guangdong linkage group 3, ZZ_aureus, whole genome shotgun sequence genomic window:
- the LOC116325625 gene encoding CD276 antigen homolog, whose product MLPFLILLFLNPLISAAQDPKPITAKPGDNVILPCQAPNSNNLAGVEWSRRDLEPEYVLLLRDGHIVPEDQQPSFKDRVELQDQQMKNGNVSLILEKVTAADDGTYECRILTHGGERRKRAVETISVINLHVVPAGQTGEATEDGGGKIGSVEPAAILSVSALLLLLLASVVGFVIYRKRKPQQSQKSYQPPAEQSPV is encoded by the exons atgctGCCCTTCCTGATTCTTCTGTTTCTAAACCCACTGATTTCTGCCGCACAAG acccaAAACCCATCACAGCTAAGCCTGGAGACAACGTCATTCTGCCATGTCAAGCTCCAAACAGCAACAACCTCGCAGGTGTGGAGTGGAGCAGACGTGACCTGGAGCCAGAATATGTTCTTTTGCTCCGAGATGGGCACATTGTTCCAGAAGACCAGCAACCATCTTTTAAAGACCGGGTGGAACTCCAGGACCAACAGATGAAAAATGGaaacgtgtctttgattctggaGAAAGTGACAGCTGCAGATGATGGAACATACGAGTGCCGTATCCTCACGCATGGGGGAGAACGGAGAAAGAGAGCTGTGGAAACCATCAGCGTCATCAACCTTCATGTTGTTCCtgcag gtcagacaggagaaGCCACAGAGGATGGAGGAGGGAAGATTGGATCTGTTGAACCTGCAGCTATTCTTTCAGTTTCTGCTctgctccttcttcttcttgcttctGTTGTTGGCTTTGTGATCTACAGAAAACGTAAACCACAACAGAGTCAGAAATCATACCAGCCTCCAGCTGAACAATCGCCTGTCTGA
- the LOC120434046 gene encoding lipocalin-like — MGILDLSYTSVYNGTCRKMEKVANKTDVPGKFRHISQTCNSENDLRMADVKYDEFALIHSIKTKGKESYVVNKLYGVDLSAEVQENFIQFSLQTSIQPENIVIFPKNGPLISEKTFDVK; from the exons ATGGGAATTTTGGATTTATCATACACCAGTGT CTATAATGGCACATGTCGGAAAATGGAAAAAGTGGCCAATAAGACCGACGTGCCTGGAAAGTTCAGACAcataagtcaga CATGTAAttcagaaaa TGACTTGCGCATggctgacgtgaagtatgacgAGTTTGCCCTGATTCATTCCATCAAGACAAAGGGGAAAGAAAGCTATGTTGTTAACAAACTATATG GTGTGGACCTCAGTGCTGAGGTGCAGGAGAATTTCATTCAGTTCTCCCTACAAACCAGCATCCAGCCTGAAAATATTGTCATCTTTCCCAAAAATGGTCCTCTTATCTCAGAGAAGACGTTTGATGTAAAATAA
- the LOC116325627 gene encoding lipocalin-like, with amino-acid sequence MASLRALLGVVLCSLMVSASEIPPQADFDLQGTAGKWYLTGVCSNSKWFVCRKASIKSGTAVVEPTEDGSLKVAFSFPTDPCWKIEILASKTDVPGKFTYSIPFAGFATEMRVVDEKPDEYSLNHYINTGRNGTFVENNLYGRSLDLSDEVKEKFNQLCLQSGILPENIVYLPKTEECPLECFA; translated from the exons ATGGCTTCACTTCGCGCCCTTCTGGGAGTGGTACTGTGCTCCCTCATGGTTTCTGCTTCTGAAATCCCACCTCAGGCGGACTTTGATTTACAGGGG ACTGCAGGTAAGTGGTACTTGACTGGAGTTTGCTCTAATTCCAAGTGGTTTGTCTGTCGCAAAGCCAGTATAAAGTCCGGCACGGCCGTGGTTGAGCCAACTGAAGATGGGAGTCTTAAGGTGGCTTTCTCATTTCCTAC CGATCCGTGTTGGAAAATAGAGATTTTGGCATCCAAGACTGACGTGCCTGGAAAATTCACATACAGCATTCCCT TCGCGGGGTTTGCTACTGAAATGCGTGTGGTCGATGAGAAGCCTGATGAGTACTCCCTGAATCATTACATCAACACCGGACGGAATGGAACCTTTGTTGAAAACAACTTATACG GACGTAGTCTGGACCTCAGCGATGAGGTGAAGGAGAAGTTCAACCAGCTCTGCTTGCAGTCCGGCATCCTTcctgaaaatattgtttatCTTCCTAAAACCG AGGAGTGTCCGCTTGAGTGTTTTGCCTGA